One genomic region from Pecten maximus chromosome 5, xPecMax1.1, whole genome shotgun sequence encodes:
- the LOC117327091 gene encoding glutamine-dependent NAD(+) synthetase-like: MGRTATLATCTLNQWAMDFDGNMSRILQSIQKAKELGAKYRLGPELEICGYGCGDHFLESDTFLHSWQVLANLLTAPETQDILCDVGMPVMHKNVAYNCRIIFINKKILLIRPKIALCNDGNYRETRWFTGWSKRKMTEDYFLPRMVQDITGQKTVPIGDAVISTLDTCIGSEICEELWTSHSQHIDMSLDGVEIITNSSGSHHELRKSYVRVDLIKSATMKCGGVYMFANFVGCDGERTYYDGGSAIAINGQMVSQGPQFAIQEVIVNTATVDLEDVRGYRNSLRSHSWRASQSTSFPRIHCDFAVTNNDFFKHTTDVLEWKYCTAEEEISDGPACWLWDYLRRSGQGGFFLPLSGGIDSSSTACIVASMCHKVCDAVKEGDTKVLSDIRRIIGDRAYIPQDPRELANKVFTTCYMGSENSSQETRDRAAGLAQQIGSFHLTISIDIAVAALLSIFTATLKLVPRFKATGGSPRENLALQNVQARVRMVLAYLFAQLVLWARGRSGGLLVLGSANVDESLRGYMTKYDCSSADINPIGGISKTDLRSFIRHCITKFGFTTLEKIYDAPPTAELEPLSNGQLAQTDEEDMGMTYEELSIYGRLRKQNQCGPYSMFSKLVHTWADRYSPEQVAQKVKHFFRCYAINRHKMTTLTPSYHAESYSPDDNRFDHRQFLYNATWPWQFGCIDEQTQKLTVLYEERKDQQTDRIPSQSRDVNKSINSNGKTDHSKVTKQGWGGMSNVGVEVAIGGQGTCSGPNEVKVEDEMESMHSEAFEHSKVEKEAFENSKMEKEALGNSKMEKEALGNSNLEEEEMSGDIHGNCDKSILREDIGKICFEDLDGQSGSTSTGMGRGRSLERGVMLERCDPTSDNQDLGWGCEIREVERCGPSLEDRDVGVQGNKRRWLEGTLLEGKRFRLVQGVA; the protein is encoded by the exons ATGGGGCGAACGGCAACGCTTGCAACATGTACCCTTAATCAATGGGCGATGGATTTTGACGGAAATATGTCTAGGATTTTGCAAA GTATACAAAAAGCCAAAGAACTTGGAGCTAAATACAGACTAGGTCCAGAATTGGAAATTTG TGGATATGGATGTGGAGATCATTTCCTGGAGAGTGACACATTTCTACACAGCTGGCAAGTCCTAGCTAACCTACTGACAGCTCCTGAAACACAGGACATTCTTTGTGATGTGGGCAT GCCTGTTATGCACAAAAATGTTGCTTACAACTGCAGAATAATCTTCATCAACAA aaaaattcTCCTGATTCGACCAAAGATAGCATTGTGTAATGATGGTAATTATCGTGAGACACGCTGGTTCACGGGTTGGTCCAAACGGAAGATGACTGAGGATTACTTCCTACCTAGAATGGTACAGGACATTACaggacag AAAACGGTACCCATAGGTGACGCTGTGATATCTACTCTTGACACATGTATTGGAAGTGAGATCTGTGAAGAATTGTGGACGTCACACAG TCAGCACATTGACATGAGTCTTGATGGGGTAGAGATCATCACCAATTCAAGTGGAAGTCACCATGAACTGAGGAAATCCTACGTCAGGGTGGACCTCATAAAATCTGCCACCATGAAG tGTGGAGGTGTTTACATGTTTGCTAACTTTGTCGGCTGTGATGGAGAACGTACCTACTATGATGGGGGCTCGGCTATTGCTATCAATGGTCAGATGGTTTCTCAGGGGCCTCAATTTGCCATACAGGAAGTG ATCGTGAACACTGCTACGGTGGACCTGGAGGATGTTAGGGGTTACAGAAACTCACTGAGGAGTCATTCTTGGAGA GCGTCACAGAGTACATCGTTTCCCAGAATCCATTGTGATTTTGCAGTGACAAACAACGATTTCTTCAAACACACAACTGATGTCCTAGAGTGGAAATATTGTACAGCGGAGGAGGAGATTAG TGACGGGCCTGCCTGCTGGCTCTGGGACTACTTGAGACGGAGTGGCCAGGGTGGATTTTTCCTGCCACTGAGTGGTGGCATTGACAGCTCCAGTACCGCTTGTATTGTGGCATCTATGTGCCACAAGGTCTGTGATGCTGTTAAGGAGGGAG ATACTAAAGTGCTGTCTGATATACGTCGTATCATTGGAGATCGGGCTTACATTCCTCAGGACCCACGTGAGCTCGCCAACAAGGTGTTCACCACCTGTTACATGGGGTCGGAAAACAGCTCTCAGGAGACAAGGGACAGGGCAGCAGGACTAGCTCAGCAGATTGGCAG CTTCCACTTGACAATCAGTATAGACATTGCCGTGGCAGCCCTCCTCAGCATATTCACAGCCACTTTGAAACTAGTGCCCAGATTCAAGGCCACAGGAGGAAGTCCAAGGGAAAACTTGGCTTTACAAAATGTTCAG GCCCGAGTGCGGATGGTTCTAGCCTACTTATTTGCCCAACTGGTTTTATGGGCGAGAGGGAGATCTGGAGGTCTCCTGGTGCTTGGGTCAGCCAATGTGGACGAGAG CCTACGAGGATATATGACCAAGTATGACTGCTCCAGTGCTGATATCAACCCAATAGGTGGGATTAGTAAGACAGACCTACGGAGCTTCATACGGCACTGCATCACCAAGTTCGGCTTCACCACACTGGAAAA AATCTATGATGCTCCTCCAACTGCAGAGCTGGAACCTCTATCCAATGGTCAACTGGCTCAGACAGATGAA GAAGACATGGGGATGACCTATGAGGAGTTGTCCATATATGGGCGTCTAAGGAAGCAGAACCAGTGTGGTCCATACAGTATGTTCTCCAAACTGGTTCACACCTGGGCAGACAGGTATTCACCAGAACAG GTTGCTCAGAAAGTGAAGCACTTCTTCAGATGTTACGCCATCAACCGTCACAAGATGACAACCCTGACTCCGTCCTATCACGCCGAGTCCTACAGTCCGGACGACAACAGATTTGACCATCGTCAGTTTCTCTACAATGCCACTTGGCCGTGGCAGTTTGGCTGTATAGATGAACAG ACTCAGAaacttactgtactgtatgaggAGAGAAAAGACCAGCAGACAGATAGAATTCCTTCACAGAGTCGTGATGTAAACAAAAGTATTAACAGCAATGGCAAGACAGACCACAGCAAGGTTACAAAGCAAGGCTGGGGAGGGATGTCCAATGTAGGTGTGGAGGTTGCCATTGGAGGTCAGGGCACCTGCTCAGGGCCAAACGAGGTCAAGGTTGAAGATGAAATGGAATCAATGCATTCAGAGGCATTCGAACATTCCAAGGTGGAAAAAGAGGCATTTGAAAATTCTAAGATGGAAAAAGAGGCATTGGGAAATTCTAAGATGGAAAAAGAGGCATTGGGAAATTCAAATTTGGAGGAGGAAGAAATGTCAGGAGACATCCATGGAAATTGTGATAAATCTATACTAAGGGAAGATATAGGAAAGATATGTTTTGAAGATTTGGATGGGCAATCTGGTTCTACCTCTACTGGAATGGGTAGGGGGAGATCCTTAGAGAGAGGAGTAATGCTAGAGAGATGTGATCCGACCTCTGACAACCAGGACCTAGGGTGGGGCTGTGAAATACGAGAAGTTGAGAGATGTGGCCCCTCCCTAGAGGACAGGGATGTAGGTGTACAGGGTAACAAGAGGAGGTGGCTGGAAGGGACCCTGTTGGAGGGGAAACGGTTCCGGCTGGTTCAGGGAGTTGCCTGA